TTGCTCAGAAAGAGCGCTGTGGAGGCGAAAAACAGCGGACCGTAGATCTGGTAATGCTTGATGCCGTGTTCATCCACTATTTTACGGGCGCGGATGCGCAGGGCGTTCTTCCAGGCGAAGATCAGCGCCGAAATGATGACGCCGCAGATGACGGCAACCGCCAGATCGTATTTCACCGTCAGCACGGTCACCAGCACGATGACCAGCACATCCCACTTGGGGATCTTGTTCATAATGTTGAACGTGCTCCAGGCGAACGTTTTGATGACCACGATGAACATGACACCGACCAGAGCGGCAATGGGAATCTGTTCAATGTATTGCGACGAGAACAGAATGAAGAACAGCAGCGCACCGGCCGCGACGATACCCGACAGACGACCGCGACCGCCGGAAGTGATGTTGATGATGCTCTGCCCGATCATGGCACAGCCGCCCATACCGCCGAACATGCCATTGGTGAAGTTGGCAAGTCCCTGCGCCATGCATTCCCGGTTGCCGGAGCCCCGAGTCTCGGTCAACTCATCGATAAGCGACAGAGTCATCAACGACTCGATCAGGCCGATGGCTGCCAGAATGAGTGCGTAGGGAGTCACGAACACAAGGGTTTCCCATGTGAAAGGCACAGTCGGAATGGCGAAGGTCGGCAGTCCGGCCTTGATGCCCGAACCACCATTGGCCTGGATGAAAGAGAGCACGGTCTGGGTGTCGATCTGATTGAATATGACCAACAACGAGACCGATATGATGGCAATGAGCGCGCCGGGAGCCTTGCTGTAAACCTTGGGGACCACATACAGAATCGCCATGGTCAGGGCCACGAGACCGGCCATGGTCCACAGGGGCTGTCCCTGCAACCAGTCTCCACCGGCCTGAAACATCTTCAACTGAGACAGGAAAATGACGATTGCCAGCCCGTTGACGAAACCCATCATGACGGATCGCGGCACCATGCGAATGAATTTGCCAAGGCGAAAAACACCCGCCAGTATTTGGAATATGCCCACCAGCAGGAGCGTGAAAAACAGATATTGCAGTCCGGCATGGGAGCCGACTCCACCAAGGGCGTTGCCTTCAAGCACGAGGTTGACCATGACAACGGCCATGGCTCCCGTGGCACCGGAAATCATACCTGGACGGCCACCGAGCACAGCGGTGATCAGGCACATCATGAACGCGCCGTACAGGCCGATCATGGGGGATACGCCCGCGACGAACGAAAAGGCAACGGCTTCGGGGACAAGGGCCAGGGCAACGGTCAGCCCGGAAAAGATGTCGGCTTGAACACTGCCTTCCGACTTGGCGACAAAAGAGTGGCTTGTTTCCACGAATAATCCTTTGAAATACACTGGTGAAATTGCTGTTGCGAGCGCAGGCAACAGCAACGGGAAAGCACCGGGGACCCCCCGGGGCAGACATACATGGCGAGCCGGAAACGGCTGTCAGCTGAAATGGATGCGATACATTATGAAGAACAAGACGAAGGACTGAAAACAGGAACGTCGAACTGGCGCCCATAACTATGCGAACTCTCAAGCGGCGTGTCTAATGACCAATATATCGGGGTGAGTCAACTTATA
The genomic region above belongs to uncultured Pseudodesulfovibrio sp. and contains:
- a CDS encoding SulP family inorganic anion transporter; translation: METSHSFVAKSEGSVQADIFSGLTVALALVPEAVAFSFVAGVSPMIGLYGAFMMCLITAVLGGRPGMISGATGAMAVVMVNLVLEGNALGGVGSHAGLQYLFFTLLLVGIFQILAGVFRLGKFIRMVPRSVMMGFVNGLAIVIFLSQLKMFQAGGDWLQGQPLWTMAGLVALTMAILYVVPKVYSKAPGALIAIISVSLLVIFNQIDTQTVLSFIQANGGSGIKAGLPTFAIPTVPFTWETLVFVTPYALILAAIGLIESLMTLSLIDELTETRGSGNRECMAQGLANFTNGMFGGMGGCAMIGQSIINITSGGRGRLSGIVAAGALLFFILFSSQYIEQIPIAALVGVMFIVVIKTFAWSTFNIMNKIPKWDVLVIVLVTVLTVKYDLAVAVICGVIISALIFAWKNALRIRARKIVDEHGIKHYQIYGPLFFASTALFLSKFDVINDPDEVIIDFEESRIMDQSAIEAINKIAALYHRAGKSIYLWHLSKDCIRLIKRAEKICVVNVLADPDYFVGIDDYRQYRENLEFEAL